In one Nomascus leucogenys isolate Asia chromosome 13, Asia_NLE_v1, whole genome shotgun sequence genomic region, the following are encoded:
- the ANKRD7 gene encoding ankyrin repeat domain-containing protein 7 encodes MNKLFSFWKRKNETRSQGYNLLEKDLKKLHRAASIGDLKKLKECLQIKKYDVNMQDKKYRTPLHLACANGHTDVVLFLIEQRCKINVLDSENKSPLIKAVQCQNEDCATILLNCGADPDLRDIRYNTALHYAVCGQSLSLVGKLLEYEADLEMKNKDGCTPLLVAVTNNNPKMVKFLLEKGADVNASDNYQRTALMLAVSGEPTCSVNHLLRQGVELCCEDTRGFTAEEHVYFFGFTV; translated from the exons ATGAATAAGCTTTTCAGCTTCTGGAAGAGGAAGAATGAGACCCGCAGCCAGGGCTACAACCTTCTAGAAAAGGATTTAAAGAAACTTCACAGAGCTGCTTCAATTGGGGATTTGAAGAAGCTGAAGGAATGCCTTCAGATCAAGAAATATGATGTAAACATGCAGGACAAAAAATACAG AACACCTTTGCACCTAGCCTGTGCTAATGGACATACAGATGTTGTACTTTTCCTAATTGAGCAACGATGCAAAATAAATGTCCTGGATAGTGAAAACAAATCCCCATTGATTAAG GCAGTACAGTGTCAAAATGAGGATTGTGCTACTATTCTTCTAAACTGTGGTGCAGACCCAGATCTGAGGGATATTCGTTATAATACTGCTCTTCACTATGCTGTTTGTGGTCAAAGTTTGTCATTAGTTGGAAAACTGCTTGAATATGAAGCTgatcttgaaatgaaaaataag gaTGGGTGTACTCCACTATTAGTTGCCGTTACTAACAATAATCCAAAAATGGTAAAATTTCTTCTGGAGAAAGGGGCTGATGTGAATGCTTCAGATAATTATCAAag AACAGCCCTTATGCTTGCTGTCAGTGGTGAACCAACATGTTCAGTAAATCATCTTCTTCGGCAAGGTGTGGAATTATGTTGTGAAGATACTCGTGGATTCACAGCTGAggaacatgtttatttctttggttttacCGTGTAA